A single region of the Lactobacillus isalae genome encodes:
- a CDS encoding excinuclease ABC subunit UvrA — MTEKLPTQIEVRGGRVHNLKNIDVNIPLHKFVAISGLSGSGKSSLAMGILYEEGSRRYLDALSTYMRRRIKQGNQASVTSVKHIPSALALRQRPTIPSERATVGTMSETFNILRLIFSRLGSPVCPNGHRLKPSLEIAEAMAKSGEKMGQLTCPVCGVKFYAPSAEQFAFNSDGACEECGGTGKVRQLDESKLIADPNLSIRDGAVASWSLPGRNFMPSVAEHAGVRIDIPYKDLTDKEKDFVLNGPEKKYKMDFLSGTGRVFHDFNALYENAHQAVLRSAKTSKSERAQKRISEFFSYQTCPVCHGSRLKPELLKQLVGGLNINEVSEMPLGDLVAWKEQVLKSLPSDMHKMASALFTEFVENLQPLLDLGLDYLTMARNGNTLSTGELQRIQLARTLRTETTGVLYVLDEPSIGLHPANVDGLIKVLHKLVAQGNSLVVVDHNVDIIKAADEIIEIGPGSGEQGGEILDQGSVAQIKQDKQSLIRPYIDGSAELMARERAEKPNSVKVSFDVDHYFNLQDVHADIPIKQLTAVTGFSGAGKTSLILDSLVPAIQAQAKGESLPKQVKNFESPINQVVSVDASPIGKSNRSTVATYTSIMDNLRKLFARQPLAKENHYTPTYFSYNNKQGACPTCGGTGIVTLDIQFLPDMQQTCPTCEGNRYNQEVQKVKWNGYSIVDILNLDINEALPIFKKESKIERDLLLLKEVGLDYLHLGESTPTLSGGEAQRLKLVTHLSHKQDNTLFVFDEPTIGLHPLDVKVLVQVMQKLLDQGATIITITHDLNMIVNADNILDLGPRGGKNGGKVVATGQTKALIKHPVSLTTKYLASYCSHFKK, encoded by the coding sequence AGCTAGTGTTACTAGCGTCAAGCATATTCCTTCAGCATTAGCCCTAAGGCAACGTCCAACTATCCCATCTGAACGAGCAACTGTTGGGACAATGAGTGAGACATTTAATATTCTGCGTTTGATTTTTTCTAGATTAGGTTCACCTGTTTGTCCTAATGGACATCGCTTGAAGCCTAGTTTAGAAATTGCTGAAGCAATGGCAAAATCAGGTGAAAAAATGGGGCAACTTACTTGTCCAGTTTGCGGAGTTAAATTTTATGCACCTAGTGCTGAACAATTTGCTTTTAATTCTGATGGTGCTTGCGAAGAGTGTGGTGGAACGGGGAAAGTGCGCCAGCTTGATGAAAGTAAGTTAATTGCAGATCCTAATCTTTCAATTAGGGATGGGGCCGTTGCTTCCTGGTCCTTGCCCGGAAGAAATTTTATGCCAAGTGTAGCTGAACATGCTGGTGTTAGAATCGATATTCCTTATAAAGACTTAACTGATAAGGAAAAGGATTTTGTTTTAAATGGTCCTGAAAAGAAGTATAAGATGGACTTTTTGTCAGGAACGGGAAGAGTTTTTCACGACTTTAATGCGCTATATGAAAATGCTCACCAAGCTGTTCTACGCTCGGCAAAAACTAGTAAGAGCGAACGGGCACAGAAGCGAATTTCAGAATTTTTCTCATATCAGACTTGTCCAGTATGTCATGGTTCAAGGTTAAAGCCAGAATTGTTGAAGCAATTAGTGGGTGGATTAAATATTAACGAAGTTTCTGAAATGCCGTTAGGTGATTTGGTAGCTTGGAAGGAGCAGGTGCTAAAGAGCTTGCCATCTGATATGCATAAAATGGCCAGTGCTTTATTCACTGAATTTGTGGAGAACTTGCAGCCACTTCTCGATTTGGGTTTAGATTATTTAACAATGGCTCGAAATGGAAACACCTTATCCACAGGTGAATTGCAACGAATTCAATTAGCCCGTACTTTGAGAACAGAAACAACTGGCGTCTTATATGTTTTAGATGAGCCATCAATCGGACTTCATCCTGCAAATGTAGATGGTTTAATTAAGGTTTTGCACAAGTTAGTAGCGCAGGGTAATTCGTTAGTAGTTGTGGATCACAATGTGGATATTATTAAAGCTGCTGATGAAATAATTGAAATTGGACCAGGCTCGGGTGAGCAAGGCGGCGAGATTTTGGATCAAGGCAGTGTTGCTCAAATTAAGCAAGATAAACAGTCTTTAATCCGGCCATACATTGATGGCAGTGCAGAATTAATGGCTAGAGAGCGAGCAGAGAAACCTAATTCTGTAAAGGTTTCATTTGATGTGGATCACTATTTCAACCTACAAGATGTTCATGCAGATATACCAATTAAACAATTAACTGCTGTAACTGGATTTTCTGGGGCAGGTAAAACCAGCTTGATTTTGGATAGTTTGGTGCCAGCAATTCAGGCGCAAGCTAAAGGTGAGTCCTTGCCTAAGCAAGTAAAAAATTTTGAATCGCCAATTAATCAAGTAGTTAGCGTTGATGCTTCACCTATTGGTAAAAGTAATAGATCGACGGTTGCAACTTATACTTCTATTATGGATAATTTACGTAAATTATTTGCTAGACAGCCATTAGCCAAAGAGAACCATTATACCCCAACTTACTTTTCTTATAATAATAAACAAGGTGCTTGCCCAACTTGTGGAGGAACCGGAATTGTAACTTTAGATATTCAATTCTTGCCTGATATGCAACAGACTTGTCCAACCTGTGAAGGTAATCGTTACAACCAAGAAGTACAAAAAGTGAAGTGGAATGGATATTCAATCGTTGATATTTTGAATCTGGATATCAATGAAGCTCTTCCTATCTTTAAGAAAGAATCCAAAATTGAACGTGACTTACTTTTATTAAAAGAGGTAGGACTGGATTATCTTCACTTAGGTGAAAGTACCCCAACTTTATCTGGCGGGGAGGCGCAACGTCTAAAACTAGTAACACACTTAAGTCATAAACAAGACAATACTTTATTTGTATTTGATGAGCCGACAATCGGATTGCATCCATTAGATGTAAAAGTTTTAGTTCAGGTAATGCAAAAACTATTGGATCAAGGTGCAACTATCATTACGATTACGCATGACCTAAATATGATAGTTAATGCCGATAATATTCTTGATTTAGGACCACGCGGTGGCAAGAATGGTGGGAAAGTTGTGGCTACAGGACAAACTAAAGCTTTAATTAAGCATCCAGTAAGTTTGACGACAAAATATCTTGCTAGTTATTGTAGTCATTTTAAGAAGTAA